In Verrucomicrobiota bacterium, a single genomic region encodes these proteins:
- a CDS encoding VWA domain-containing protein: MRLDFENPYLLLCVTLVPVAVMVLRFTLVDSLKLQLACSAFIRCTILALLALALAGTLWVTRSRDVSLLVMADLSDSVPESATNQVRSFLNQLKDRLSARAKAGLMSFAAAPQTLAPMASAPKFPDELRKPDAKSETAIERALVSAGQSMPSDTINRIALFSDGNETAGSALAAAKRQVAHGLKIFATPYLVPSEIKKGQSFTVSAVAHASSAATGTFTLYRDGFKIQEQKIGALHPGCRATAPGFVGIQVLQVRSEAGWMSRRGQWQLSRSRLRLYSSTRSTGFAHEIF, from the coding sequence ATGAGGCTCGACTTCGAGAATCCATATCTTTTGCTCTGCGTCACGCTGGTGCCGGTGGCGGTGATGGTGCTGCGGTTTACGCTCGTCGATAGCCTGAAGCTGCAACTGGCGTGTTCCGCCTTCATCCGATGCACGATCCTCGCCTTGCTGGCGCTCGCTCTGGCCGGGACGCTTTGGGTTACCAGGAGCCGCGATGTCTCCCTGCTCGTGATGGCTGATCTTTCCGACAGCGTTCCAGAATCCGCCACGAACCAGGTGCGAAGTTTTCTGAATCAATTGAAGGATCGTCTCTCCGCGCGCGCTAAAGCCGGCTTGATGTCGTTCGCCGCGGCGCCGCAGACGCTCGCGCCAATGGCCTCGGCTCCGAAGTTTCCCGATGAGTTGAGGAAGCCCGACGCCAAAAGCGAAACCGCCATCGAACGCGCCCTGGTCTCGGCCGGGCAATCGATGCCTTCCGACACCATCAATCGCATCGCGCTGTTCAGCGATGGCAACGAAACGGCCGGCAGCGCCCTGGCTGCGGCCAAACGCCAGGTCGCGCACGGCCTCAAGATTTTCGCCACGCCGTACCTCGTCCCGTCGGAAATCAAGAAAGGCCAGAGCTTCACGGTGTCGGCGGTCGCTCACGCCAGCTCGGCGGCGACGGGAACATTCACGCTTTACCGCGACGGTTTCAAAATTCAGGAACAGAAGATTGGCGCTCTTCATCCTGGATGTCGCGCTACGGCGCCTGGATTTGTCGGGATACAAGTTCTTCAAGTCCGCTCCGAGGCGGGATGGATGAGTCGAAGGGGACAGTGGCAATTGTCCCGATCAAGGCTCAGACTCTACTCCTCGACAAGGTCAACCGGATTCGCGCATGAAATTTTTTGA
- a CDS encoding tetratricopeptide repeat protein: MKRRLSGSGCPRSIPPRAKWKSIRRSPEFSKPIRRRKKQPRLRKEAVDKDPANLESRLAYGKILMRQQKFEEALAQFDALANQDQNEFLTQQGETRRLDAWREMGVLDEKQKQLEKDLNANPSDARKLAQLARLYERSGQREKAVALYEGRREKEPDNVEHLRALATLYKTSKQTEQAIAAYKTLLEKDKNRARVYQKELLDIYLAVDLRDEDIAAGEALVSFAASDPEARLSLAQVYQLYRQPEKALHEYRLALRLEPNEPDYHRQYGEALEQERRYGEAQDAFRKMLDAAKEDSTRLRDHDTGRRIECQTLAH, translated from the coding sequence ATGAAGCGGAGGCTGTCCGGCTCTGGTTGTCCGCGATCGATCCCGCCACGAGCAAAGTGGAAGAGTATTCGGAGATCGCCGGAATTCTCGAAGCCAATCAGAAGACGGAAGAAGCAGCCCCGGCTCCGGAAGGAAGCCGTCGATAAAGATCCGGCGAACCTCGAATCGCGCCTGGCTTACGGCAAGATTCTGATGCGGCAGCAGAAATTCGAGGAAGCGCTCGCGCAATTCGACGCGCTGGCCAACCAGGACCAGAACGAATTCCTCACTCAGCAAGGCGAAACCCGCCGCCTTGACGCCTGGCGCGAAATGGGAGTGCTCGACGAAAAGCAGAAGCAACTCGAAAAGGACCTGAACGCGAATCCTTCCGACGCCAGGAAACTTGCCCAACTGGCGCGCCTTTACGAACGCAGCGGCCAGCGCGAAAAAGCCGTTGCGCTCTACGAAGGCCGCCGCGAGAAAGAGCCGGATAACGTCGAACACCTCCGCGCGCTCGCCACGCTTTACAAAACCTCCAAACAAACCGAGCAAGCCATCGCCGCTTACAAGACGCTCCTCGAAAAGGACAAAAACCGCGCCCGCGTTTACCAAAAGGAATTGCTGGATATTTATCTGGCGGTCGATTTGAGAGACGAAGACATTGCCGCCGGCGAAGCGCTCGTGAGTTTCGCGGCGAGCGATCCGGAAGCGCGCTTGAGTCTCGCTCAGGTATATCAACTTTATCGCCAGCCTGAAAAGGCGCTCCACGAATACCGCCTCGCGCTTCGGCTGGAACCCAACGAGCCGGATTACCATCGCCAGTACGGCGAAGCCCTCGAACAAGAGCGCCGATACGGCGAAGCCCAGGACGCGTTTC